GGGCAAGGGGCGGGAATCACCCATAACACTGTCATTATACCATTCCAGACCTATGAAGCAAACACTTTCCGCCTTACCCCCGTCTACCTGAATGGACTATCGGTGAGGATTATTGCTAAAAGGCCTGATGCTGGCGGGAAGAATGCAGGGGAGGAATATGACATCGAAATCAGTTACACAGATACGGACATCAAGAATAACCAGCGATTCACGGGAGACATAGTCCTTAACAATGTCGATGGAGCCCCTTCCGATTACGACATCAATGTCAAATCGAACAACACATTAACTATAAATAAGAGCGGCACCCCTAATCGCCATACAAAGACAGGCGCAAATGATTTCATCAACCCAACTGTCTTTACCTGTGCCACTGGAAGCATTTTTCACCAAGAGGCCAACTCCACTGTTTCCGTGCAGCAGGCAAGTGAGTTCCTGGTACACTCTGGTGCCAAGGTGCAACTAAAGGACAATGCTAAGTTTTTCCTCAAAGAAGGAAGCTTATTGACTTTGGCGGCTGGAAGTGAATTTTTGTTGAACTCCGGGGCGTTCCTGGAGATGGAGAACACAACCGTCAATTTGCTCTCCTCCAATGCGGGTGCATTGACATTGAATAATGGTCAAATTGCCATCAAGACCGGCGGCAAACTGATTTTAGGAGGAACCCTGTCAACTAGCCTTACTTCTCAGAACCAAGAAATTGTGGTTTACAATGGGGGGATTCTGGAGATAGGAAACTCCAATGTCTCCAATTACCGCATTGTGGTCAAAAGCGGGGGGACGTTAGTCATGCCGCCCAACGCGGTAGTCAGCGTCACCGGCAATGGGCGCATTTCAGTAGAGAGCGGCGGTTTTCTTTGTGTCAGCAGCACCGCCCAGATTACCCTGCAAGATGAAGTCAACGTCATTAACCTGCACACGGGAAGCTTGTTGGGGGTGAATACCACCGCCATCCCCAATCCGAATTATTGCCTCACCTCTGCGAATGCCATTGCTTTCACCGGTAACGGCAAGGTGAACAGCGGCACGCTCTACATCCAGAACGAGCTGTTCACGGTCAACTCCGCTTTCTCCAGCCTTATCATTAAAGCAGGGGAGGCGGTGACCACCGCCAGACCACAGGGCCCTGTGATAGTGAATCCCAATGCCACGCTTGTCTTGAAAGCGGTGGAAGAGGTTGTCTTGGAGGGTGGCTTTGAGGTGAAGGCCGGGGCAGGATTGGAAATCAAGAAACAATAATCATAACAAAACCATAAACAGAACATCAACTTAATTTATGAAGAAACTATACACGCTGGCAACTGCGATTTTGCTCTCTGGCCTGGCTTTTGAGGCAACGGCGCAACTTAAGGTAAAGACCGCCTCGGGCAAGTTGATACTCGGGCCAGAGCCTAACTTGGTGTCAGATCCATCAGATTTATTATCAGGTCATGTCTTCGGTAAACTCGGAGACTATCGGGCAGGGGCCAAATTGGCGTTCGGTGACTTCGGTTCATTCAATTTTGGGATGAATGTTTTTGTAGGGGAGTATGAGTATGAGACAGACCCGGACACTGACAAGCTGTGGTTGCATGGCAAGAACGGGGTATTTCTCACCTACGGCAGTGGCGGGGCAATCCAAACGATTGGGTCATACAACCTTGCCAACGGAAACAAGTTCGAATTCAGCTGCCCAGTGTATGCCCAAGGGCTTTTGCTCCAGTCAGACGGGCGCTACAAATCCAATGTGACTCGGCTGAACGGTGCGATGGGGTTACTCAGAAAGCTCGAGGGCGTCAGCTATGATTTCAATTCCTCCCTGGTATCCTCCTCGGCTGAAAAGCCATCAGCAGCCACAGGCGTCATGGGTGGCAGCCCATCCGGTAAGGAGATAAAGGATAAAGCCAACTTAGAGGCATTTGAGCAGCAGAAGAAACAAGCAAAGAAGCAGTTGGGCTTTATCGCTCAAGACATGCAGAAAATATTGCCAGACCTTGTGGAAGCGGACGCCGATGGCTACCTGAGCGTTAACTACATTGGCATCATCCCGGTGCTAGTGGAGGGGCTGAAAGAGCAGCAGGCTCAGATAGAGACGTTACAGAAGACCGTGGCCAAGCTAGAGGGCAAGCTTTCCAGCACCAGTACTCTGAGAACAGGAAGCCCCAGCGCCGGCCAGGACATTCAGGCGGTAGACCAGTCGGTGGCTTTCCTATCCCAGAACGCCCCCAATCCCTTCTCCCAGAGCACGGTCATTAATTTCTTCCTGCCGCAGGAGTACAGGAACGCCCTGCTCTACATCTTTGACATGCAGGGCGGCCTGAAGAAAACCCTGCCACTTTCCGCAAGGGGGCAGGGGAGCGTCACCATCCACGGCTCAGAGCTGGCCGCGGGCATGTACATCTATAGTTTATATGCAGATGGCAAAGAGGTGGACACCAAACGCATGATCCTCACCAAGTAAACCACTCGAGCTACCTCTATTTAAAAATTCAAACAGGAGCATCCGAAGCCCTGGGGAGGGAGAGTATTCTTCCCAGGGGGCTTTGGGTATTCCTCTTGCAGCGTGCAGGTACGGGTGAGGGACGCCGTGCATGACGAGTGAGGCAATCACTCAATATATTCTCTGGAATTGATGCTTACCCTTAAGATAAAAGGGTGATGGTCCGATTGACCAGTCTTCCCCCTTTCAACCATTCTCTTAATTAATCACAAGTCGAAGGGACTGCTTTTAAAGACCTGGTCCAGCAGG
This region of Rufibacter sp. LB8 genomic DNA includes:
- a CDS encoding tail fiber domain-containing protein — encoded protein: MKKLYTLATAILLSGLAFEATAQLKVKTASGKLILGPEPNLVSDPSDLLSGHVFGKLGDYRAGAKLAFGDFGSFNFGMNVFVGEYEYETDPDTDKLWLHGKNGVFLTYGSGGAIQTIGSYNLANGNKFEFSCPVYAQGLLLQSDGRYKSNVTRLNGAMGLLRKLEGVSYDFNSSLVSSSAEKPSAATGVMGGSPSGKEIKDKANLEAFEQQKKQAKKQLGFIAQDMQKILPDLVEADADGYLSVNYIGIIPVLVEGLKEQQAQIETLQKTVAKLEGKLSSTSTLRTGSPSAGQDIQAVDQSVAFLSQNAPNPFSQSTVINFFLPQEYRNALLYIFDMQGGLKKTLPLSARGQGSVTIHGSELAAGMYIYSLYADGKEVDTKRMILTK